AGGCTGCAAAAACCCAGAAAAAGTACCACCTCATACCAATGGCCGAGTTCGATCAAGGCCAGATAAGGGCCGGAATAATCGGTCGTCAATCCCTTAACCAGTTCCTGGTGGGCGTGATGCGAGGTGGAAAGATCAACCGGGGATTTTCGGAGCTTTACCAGCAGAGCATACCCGGTAACCAGGAATAAAAAAGGGAGCCGCATCAGCAGGGGTTGTTCCCAATCCAGGACGGCTTCGATTTTAAAACTCCCGGTCTCCAGATAAATTCCGATAATGGCCAGGATCAGGAGCGGTTCATAAGAAAGGATCTGGAGCAATTCCCGGTGGGCCCCCACCTGGCTGTAGGGCGAAGTCGAGGTCAGTGCCCCCACCACCAGAAAGATGGCCCCAACGGCCTGGATAAACAAAATCAACAACAGGTCGGACCCCAGGATAAAAAGGCCAACAGAGATGGAGGCGGCAGCCACATAACAGTTGACACAAAAGGCCTGCCAGACATTGACTACCATCTTTTCCTTCCTGAGAAGCTTGATCAAATCATAGAAGGGTTGGAGCAAAGGCGGGCCGATGCGCGATTGTAACCGGGCCGTCAGGATCCGGTCCAGCCCCATCAACAAGCCCCCCAGAAAGGGTGCGGTTATCAGGGCGCCAATCAGTAAGGCGGTTTTGTAGATCATAAGGCCCCTCCCAAGAGAAGGGTGAGCAAGATGCCGGCCCCCAGGTTGATCCAGCCGGTGAGCCGTGTTTCACTGAAGATATGGGAAAGGTAATAATTCCTGGCCTCGGCCGGTATGAGTTGATTCATGGGACCTCGAAAAACCCCAGATTCGCCGGTCTCCAGCCCCCCCAGATAGGAAGGGGCGATCCGGGCTTTGGCCGTTCCTTTGAGAAACCAAATAGAGACCAGAAAGCCCAAAATGGCTATCAGGGACAGGGGAAAGACCGGAAAGATCCCATAACCGTTCTCCAGGATTCCATTATAGGTTTGGTAGGGGGGGGAATAGCCGCGGATCATATCGGCCAAGAAAAGCCACTGATAGATCCAGGGGACGGCCAGGCTTAAACCCCCGGCTCCGATGGCCAAAGACCCAAGGGCCGTCCAGGTCAGAAGGGGCTGGCGCTCCGGTTTGAATCTCCCGGCAAAGGGGTCGCTCATCAAAGTGCCGGCCCAGCGGGCCCAATACATAACGGTCAGGGCGCTGCCGGTGGCCAGCAGGATGATCAGGTAGATGTTTTTGGCGGCGGCCTCAATAGTCATCCATTTGGAAAGCAGCAGGCCGAAGGGAGGCATGAGCATCATGATCACGCCGAAAACCGTGATCAGGGCGGTCAGAGGCATTTTGGCGTAGAGACCGCGCATGTCTTCTATATCCCGGCTGGCGATATGTTGTTCAATCGTCCCGACGCATAAAAACAACTGGGCCTTGATCAGGGCGTGGAAGAGGATCAACAATACCCCGGCGGTAAAGGCTTCCGGCGTATTGATCCCGGCGCAGGCAAAGATGAGACCGAGATTACTGATCGTGGAGTAGGCCAGGACCTTTTTGCCGTTGCTTTGCCCCACGGCCAGGGCTGCGGCCGAAAGAAAGCTGAAGCAGCCCAAAAGGGCCACACACTGACCCAAAAAGGTATTTTGCAGGGCCGGGGTAAATCGGAGGATCAGATAGACTCCGATTTTGACCATGGTGCTGGAGTGGAGCAGGGCCGAGACCGGTGTCGGGGCCACCATGGCCCCCAGGAGCCAGCTTTGAAAGGGGAATTGGGCCGACTTGACAAAAGCGGCTACTGCGATGAGGGCCAGGGCCACCAGATAGTAGCCGACGGCCGGGGGCAGCAGTATGATGCGCTGCATATCCGTGGAATGGAATTCATTCAGGATGAGAGCCAGGGCCAGGGCCAGGGCTACCCCTCCCAGGCTGTTCATCCAGAGGGCCCGGACGGCGTTGTGAACGGCCACCTCGGTCCGGT
This Deltaproteobacteria bacterium DNA region includes the following protein-coding sequences:
- a CDS encoding NADH-quinone oxidoreductase subunit H, with the protein product MIYKTALLIGALITAPFLGGLLMGLDRILTARLQSRIGPPLLQPFYDLIKLLRKEKMVVNVWQAFCVNCYVAAASISVGLFILGSDLLLILFIQAVGAIFLVVGALTSTSPYSQVGAHRELLQILSYEPLLILAIIGIYLETGSFKIEAVLDWEQPLLMRLPFLFLVTGYALLVKLRKSPVDLSTSHHAHQELVKGLTTDYSGPYLALIELGHWYEVVLFLGFCSLFWATSWIGMLIVALGLFLAEILVDNTTARLTWRWMLGSTWGLGLTLSLINLIWLFLRR
- a CDS encoding NADH-quinone oxidoreductase subunit L is translated as METLTAILILLPFGSAFLCYLVPIPTLRNIFILVSGGLLMVSAFLLIPYCPFTFTPDTLLGFNLHALLKVGDFLLPLIFLYFGFKHKSFLVKIFSLLQLILIFLIDFFLLPKEPTGPVFYADNLSLLMILIISVIGSLITFQAIPYMKNHEEHLLQGPSRQPGFFFVMLLFLGAMNGLVLSNDLLVLYFFFEVTTLCSFLLIRHDRTEVAVHNAVRALWMNSLGGVALALALALILNEFHSTDMQRIILLPPAVGYYLVALALIAVAAFVKSAQFPFQSWLLGAMVAPTPVSALLHSSTMVKIGVYLILRFTPALQNTFLGQCVALLGCFSFLSAAALAVGQSNGKKVLAYSTISNLGLIFACAGINTPEAFTAGVLLILFHALIKAQLFLCVGTIEQHIASRDIEDMRGLYAKMPLTALITVFGVIMMLMPPFGLLLSKWMTIEAAAKNIYLIILLATGSALTVMYWARWAGTLMSDPFAGRFKPERQPLLTWTALGSLAIGAGGLSLAVPWIYQWLFLADMIRGYSPPYQTYNGILENGYGIFPVFPLSLIAILGFLVSIWFLKGTAKARIAPSYLGGLETGESGVFRGPMNQLIPAEARNYYLSHIFSETRLTGWINLGAGILLTLLLGGAL